A DNA window from Pyrus communis chromosome 3, drPyrComm1.1, whole genome shotgun sequence contains the following coding sequences:
- the LOC137727636 gene encoding copper-transporting ATPase PAA1, chloroplastic-like isoform X2: protein MESTLSAATPTTAALLAVSESLNRRPERRTFLSQRLPSRLLARRHLTSVHTNYYGFQAPKHDPFSSSSLRSLCVVGPLLRRRLECVGSGAASFASGGGNGGFGGESGGSGGDGEGGSGGGDAKSKVAAAGGDEVSALSTDVIVLDVGGMTCGGCAASVKRILENQPQVSSATVNLTTETAIVCPVSEAKATPNWQKQLGETLANQLTSCGFKSNLRGQGATEGDISP, encoded by the exons ATGGAGTCCACATTGTCCGCAGCGACGCCGACAACGGCAGCTCTCCTCGCCGTCTCCGAATCCCTCAACCGCCGACCGGAAAGGAGGACCTTTCTCAGTCAACGCCTCCCGAGTCGTCTTCTTGCTCGCAGGCACCTCACTTCGGTTCACACCAACTACTACGGCTTTCAGGCCCCTAAACATGATCCTTTCTCTTCCTCGTCTCTGAGGAGTCTCTGCGTCGTTGGCCCGCTCTTACGGCGCCGTTTAGAGTGCGTTGGTAGCGGCGCTGCTTCTTTTGCCTCCGGTGGTGGAAATGGTGGCTTTGGTGGAGAGAGTGGCGGCAGCGGCGGTGACGGCGAGGGAGGCTCCGGCGGCGGCGACGCCAAGTCCAAGGTTGCTGCTGCTGGAGGAGATGAGGTTTCGGCGCTCTCCACTGATGTCATTGTTCTCGATGTTGGA GGAATGACATGTGGAGGATGTGCAGCCAGTGTGAAGCGAATTCTAGAAAATCAA CCACAGGTATCGTCTGCGACTGTAAATCTCACAACAGAGACGGCAATTGTGTGTCCTGTGTCCGAAGCGAAGGCTACACCAAACTGGCAAAAGCAGTTAGGAGAGACACTTGCAAACCAATTGACCAGTTGTGGTTTCAAGTCTAACCTTCGTG GTCAGGGAGCTACGGAAGGAGATATATCACCATAG
- the LOC137727637 gene encoding potassium transporter 7-like yields the protein MEEEEGPDRGEINGGLASMDSIESRWVFQDEDDSEVDDEDADTEEDAMRRTVLDSEDDEEEDDNAEQRLIRTGPRVDSFDVEALEVPGAHRNEYEDFSLGRKIIIAFQTLGVVFGDVGTSPLYTFSVMFSKAPINGNEDVIGAMSLVLYTLILIPLLKYVLVVLWANDDGEGGTFALYSLICRHAKVSLLPNQLPSDARMSSFRLKVPSPELERSLKIKERLEASLTLKKLLLMLVLAGTALVIADGVVTPAMSVVSAVGGLKVGVEAIEQDEVVMISVAFLVILFSVQKFGTSKVGLAVGPALFIWFCSLGGIGIYNLVKYDSSVLKAFNPVHIYYFFERNSTKAWYSLGGCLLCATGSEAMFADLCYFSVRSVQLTFVFLVLPCLMLGYLGQAAYLMENQDGAEQAFFSSIPSGVFWPMLFIANVAALIASRAMTTATFSCIKQSMALGCFPRLKIIHTSRKFMGQIYIPVINWFLLVVSLVAICTISNIDEIGNAYGIAELGVMMMTTILVTIVMLLIWQINIIIVLSFLIIFLGLELTFFSSVLCSVGDGSWIIVVFAIIMFFIMFIWNYGSKLKYETEVKQKLSMDLMRELGCNLGTIRAPGIGLLYNELVKGIPAIFGHFLTTLPAIHSMIIFVCIKYVPVPVVPQSERFLFRRVCPKNYHIFRCIARYGYKDVRKENHQTFEQLLIESLEKFIRREAQQRSLESDGDDGDTDSEDETSVSRVLIAPNGSVYSLGVPFLAEYKETSRQPVSEASTSEVKPVLPEDPTVFDSEQSMDRELSFIRKAKESGVVYLLGHGDIRARKDSWFIKKLIINYFYAFLRKNCRRGTANLSVPHSHLMQVGMTYMV from the exons atggaggaggaggaaggtCCCGACAGGGGCGAGATCAATGGCGGACTGGCGTCCATGGATTCCATCGAGTCGCGGTGGGTCTTTCAGGACGAGGACGACTCCGAAGTCGACGACGAGGATGCGGATACGGAGGAAGATGCGATGCGTCGGACGGTTCTCGATtcggaggatgatgaagaggaggACGATAATGCTGAGCAGCGCTTGATTCGCACTGGCCCTCGCGTGGATTCCTTTGACGTCGAAGCGCTCGAGGTCCCCGGCGCTCACAGAAACGAATATGAG GATTTCAGTCTTGGAAGGAAAATAATAATTGCTTTTCAGACCCTTGGGGTTGTCTTTGGTGATGTTGGAACAAGTCCATTATATACATTCAGTGTCATGTTTAGCAAAGCACCTATTAATGGAAATGAGGATGTTATTGGAGCAATGTCGCTAGTCCTATACACGTTAATCTTGATCCCGTTGCTTAAGTATGTGCTGGTGGTTCTTTGGGCTAATGATGATGGTGAAG GTGGTACATTTGCTTTGTATTCATTGATCTGTCGACATGCTAAGGTCAGTCTTCTTCCCAATCAGCTTCCGTCAGATGCCCGGATGTCGAGCTTCAGGCTAAAGGTGCCATCTCCTGAACTTGAAAGATCTTTAAAAATCAAGGAAAGGCTTGAGGCTTCACTGACTCTGAAAAAGCTTCTTCTGATGTTAGTGCTTGCTGGTACTGCTTTGGTGATAGCTGATGGGGTTGTTACACCAGCAATGTCAG TAGTATCAGCTGTTGGTGGTCTAAAGGTTGGAGTCGAGGCAATTGAGCAAG ATGAAGTGGTGATGATTTCGGTTGCCTTTCttgttattttattcagtgtacaGAAATTTGGGACAAGTAAAGTTGGACTGGCTGTAGGCCCTGCCTTATTCATATGGTTTTGTTCCCTTGGTGGGATTGGGATTTACAACCTTGTTAAATATGACAGCAGTGTCTTAAAGGCATTCAATCCTGTTCACATCTATTATTTCTTCGAGAGAAACTCAACTAAGGCTTGGTATTCTCTTGGGGGTTGTCTTTTATGCGCAACAG GTTCTGAGGCAATGTTTGCGGATCTTTGCTATTTTTCTGTACGATCAGTCCAG CTTACATtcgtttttcttgttttgcccTGCCTTATGTTGGGTTATTTGGGTCAAGCCGCCTACCTTATGGAGAACCAAGATGGGGCTGAGCaagctttcttttcttcaatccCAA GTGGTGTTTTCTGGCCTATGTTGTTCATTGCTAATGTTGCTGCATTGATTGCTAGTCGTGCAATGACAACGGCCACCTTTTCATGCATAAAACAATCAATGGCACTTGGTTGTTTCCCTCGCCTAAAAATCATACATACCTCCCGGAAGTTCATGGGGCAAATTTATATCCCTGTCATAAATTGGTTTCTGCTGGTGGTTTCCCTAGTGGCTATCTGCACTATTTCAAACATTGATGAGATTGGAAATGCATATG GCATTGCTGAGCTAggagtgatgatgatgacgacCATTTTAGTAACAATCGTTATGCTTCTTATATGGCAGATAAACATAATCATTGTGCTGAGTTTCTTAATCATTTTCCTGGGGTTGGAGTTGACCTTTTTCTCATCGGTTTTGTGTAGTGTGGGAGATGGAAGTTGGATTATTGTGGTCTTTGCCATAATTATGTTTTTTATAATGTTTATCTGGAACTATGGAAGCAAGCTTAAGTATGAAACTGAAGTCAAGCAAAAACTTTCAATGGATCTGATGCGAGAATTGGGTTGCAATCTTGGGACAATCAGAGCTCCAGGCATTGGCTTGCTTTACAATGAGCTGGTGAAGGGAATACCAGCAATCTTTGGCCATTTTCTGACCACACTTCCTGCAATCCATTCAATGATCATATTTGTTTGTATAAAGTATGTTCCAGTTCCTGTAGTGCCTCAAAGTGAAAGGTTCCTTTTTCGGCGCGTCTGTCCAAAAAACTACCACATATTTCGTTGTATTGCCAG GTATGGCTATAAGGATGTTCGTAAAGAAAATCACCAAACATTTGAACAGCTACTAATTGAGAGCCTTGAGAAATTCATACGTAGGGAAGCTCAGCAGCGGTCACTGGAGAGTGATGGGGATGATGGTGATACAGACTCAGAAGATGAGACCTCTGTCTCGAGGGTTCTTATAGCCCCCAATGGAAGTGTTTACTCACTTGGTGTTCCTTTTCTTGCTGAGTACAAGGAGACGAGCAGGCAGCCTGTATCAGAAGCAAGCACATCAGAGGTGAAGCCAGTGCTTCCAGAAGATCCAACGGTTTTTGATTCTGAGCAGAGTATGGATAGGGAACTATCATTTATACGAAAGGCCAAAGAATCAGGGGTTGTTTATCTTCTTGGTCATGGGGATATTAGGGCCAGGAAAGATTCATGGTTTATCAAGAAGTTAATCATCAATTACTTTTATGCTTTCTTGAGGAAGAACTGCAGGAGGGGCACTGCGAATTTGAGTGTGCCCCATTCGCATCTAATGCAGGTTGGGATGACATATATGGTATGA
- the LOC137727636 gene encoding copper-transporting ATPase PAA1, chloroplastic-like isoform X1: MESTLSAATPTTAALLAVSESLNRRPERRTFLSQRLPSRLLARRHLTSVHTNYYGFQAPKHDPFSSSSLRSLCVVGPLLRRRLECVGSGAASFASGGGNGGFGGESGGSGGDGEGGSGGGDAKSKVAAAGGDEVSALSTDVIVLDVGGMTCGGCAASVKRILENQPQVSSATVNLTTETAIVCPVSEAKATPNWQKQLGETLANQLTSCGFKSNLRVAGQGATEGDISP; encoded by the exons ATGGAGTCCACATTGTCCGCAGCGACGCCGACAACGGCAGCTCTCCTCGCCGTCTCCGAATCCCTCAACCGCCGACCGGAAAGGAGGACCTTTCTCAGTCAACGCCTCCCGAGTCGTCTTCTTGCTCGCAGGCACCTCACTTCGGTTCACACCAACTACTACGGCTTTCAGGCCCCTAAACATGATCCTTTCTCTTCCTCGTCTCTGAGGAGTCTCTGCGTCGTTGGCCCGCTCTTACGGCGCCGTTTAGAGTGCGTTGGTAGCGGCGCTGCTTCTTTTGCCTCCGGTGGTGGAAATGGTGGCTTTGGTGGAGAGAGTGGCGGCAGCGGCGGTGACGGCGAGGGAGGCTCCGGCGGCGGCGACGCCAAGTCCAAGGTTGCTGCTGCTGGAGGAGATGAGGTTTCGGCGCTCTCCACTGATGTCATTGTTCTCGATGTTGGA GGAATGACATGTGGAGGATGTGCAGCCAGTGTGAAGCGAATTCTAGAAAATCAA CCACAGGTATCGTCTGCGACTGTAAATCTCACAACAGAGACGGCAATTGTGTGTCCTGTGTCCGAAGCGAAGGCTACACCAAACTGGCAAAAGCAGTTAGGAGAGACACTTGCAAACCAATTGACCAGTTGTGGTTTCAAGTCTAACCTTCGTG TGGCAGGTCAGGGAGCTACGGAAGGAGATATATCACCATAG
- the LOC137729034 gene encoding ATP-dependent Clp protease proteolytic subunit 6, chloroplastic-like: MVALAGFSAPPRLSFSLGSCRRSNSTSLPSLPLSLSLRNSTPKSTVSALHTPYGDSLATSGLSSRTCGSPLKLDGNDFGDTSTSYGAIEAKKGNPPILPAVMTPGGPLDLSSVLFRNRIIFIGQPVTSAVAQRVISQLVTLATIDENSDILVYLNCPGGSTYSVLAIYDCMSWIKPKVGTVCFGVAASQGALLLAGGEKGMRYAMPNARIMIHQPQSGCGGHVEDVRRQVNEAVQTRHKVDKMYVAFTGQSLEKVQQYTERDRFLSVSEAMEFGLIDGVLETEY; encoded by the exons ATGGTAGCATTAGCAGGTTTCTCAGCCCCTCCAAGGCTGAGCTTTTCATTGGGTTCTTGCCGCCGTAGTAACTCAACATCTCTTCCTTCATTGCCTCTCAGTCTCAGTCTCAG AAATTCGACGCCAAAGTCCACAGTCTCTGCCTTGCACACTCCGTACGGCGATTCTTTAGCAACCAGTG GATTATCAAGTAGAACTTGTGGGTCACCTCTAAAGCTTGACGGCAACGATTTTGGTGATACTAGTACAAG tTATGGTGCAATAGAAGCCAAAAAAGGGAATCCACCCATACTCCCAGCTGTGATGACCCCAGGTGGACCATTGGATCTCTCTTCTGTATTATTCAGGAACCGTATAATCTTCATTGGGCAGCCAGTCACTTCAGCGGTGGCTCAACGAGTCATATCCCAGCTTGTGACTTTGGCTACTATTGATGAGAATTCAGATATACTG GTGTATTTGAACTGCCCTGGTGGGAGTACATACTCTGTTTTGGCAATTTATGACTGCATGTCTTGG ATCAAACCTAAGGTAGGAACAGTATGTTTCGGAGTAGCTGCAAGCCAAGGAGCACTTCTTCTTGCTGGGGGAGAAAAGGGAATGCGCTATGCGATGCCAAATGCACGAATCATGATACACCAACCACAGAGTGGTTGTGGG GGCCATGTGGAAGATGTGAGGCGCCAAGTGAACGAAGCAGTTCAAACTCGCCAT AAAGTCGACAAAATGTATGTTGCGTTTACTGGGCAATCTCTAGAGAAAGTGCAACAGTACACTGAGAGGGATCGTTTCTTATCTGTTTCCGAG GCTATGGAATTCGGGCTTATTGATGGCGTGCTGGAAACCGAATATTGA